A genomic window from Atribacterota bacterium includes:
- a CDS encoding C45 family autoproteolytic acyltransferase/hydrolase, producing AFSFINQGKVYHGRNNDLPPFLQKVSKSIYYQPKDKLSFIINTSSFINGEEGINESGLVVAMTFVKPKPDEIKPGINSVFLVRYILESCRNVAEGIESLNKLPIASSCNIILTDKKGEMVVAECNPEKVHLRYPLKNKNDEEFIITVNHFTSDVMQKHDASQRNVYFSAERYKNAYDALKNINNDDSIHYVKNILRGEYGFMCQYKKDLNFDTVWSSIFDITGKKILRAEGNPRRNRYIIDNRLFDKFN from the coding sequence GCATTTAGTTTCATAAATCAGGGAAAAGTGTATCATGGTAGGAATAATGATCTGCCCCCGTTTTTACAGAAGGTTAGTAAGAGTATTTATTATCAGCCCAAAGATAAGTTATCTTTTATTATAAACACATCCTCATTTATTAATGGGGAAGAAGGTATAAATGAATCCGGGTTGGTAGTGGCAATGACCTTTGTTAAACCAAAACCGGACGAAATTAAACCAGGTATTAATTCAGTATTTTTAGTTCGTTATATTCTGGAAAGTTGCCGAAATGTTGCAGAAGGAATAGAAAGTCTGAATAAGCTGCCCATTGCCTCAAGTTGTAATATCATTCTAACAGACAAAAAAGGCGAGATGGTAGTTGCCGAATGTAATCCGGAAAAAGTCCATTTAAGGTACCCGTTAAAAAATAAGAATGATGAAGAATTTATTATTACTGTTAATCATTTTACTTCAGATGTTATGCAAAAACATGATGCAAGCCAAAGAAATGTTTATTTTTCAGCAGAAAGATATAAAAATGCATATGATGCCTTAAAAAATATCAATAATGATGATAGTATTCACTATGTCAAAAATATTCTCAGAGGCGAATATGGATTCATGTGCCAGTATAAAAAAGATTTAAACTTTGATACTGTCTGGTCATCAATATTTGATATTACAGGAAAAAAGATACTAAGGGCAGAAGGTAATCCTCGGAGAAATAGATATATTATTGACAATAGATTATTTGACAAATTTAATTAA
- a CDS encoding OmpA family protein yields MKYLRLFLSFIVLFLIITTISAFAADIPEHSFIRPFPGSVLAENMSKYTNFDSYKFYVTNEQTQKREEVEIKGKKWQLLYEVRTPSGERVRNISKLEFFENYKAAALERGGKVVFEDQGQMVLTIPREDGGITWCRVSGNAGLGQQELVIIDEEGFKKSLTFGPVELKEALDSEGRVILYDILFDYDKATLKQESDKQLQYIVTLLLQNPELKVEIQGHTDDEGEEAYNLTLSDKRANTVLQYLQLFGIGSERLLSKGYGESQPVATNDTEEGRAKNRRVELVKM; encoded by the coding sequence TTCCTGATTATAACAACTATATCTGCTTTTGCTGCTGATATTCCTGAACATTCATTTATTCGCCCATTTCCTGGATCAGTGTTAGCTGAAAATATGTCAAAATATACTAACTTTGATTCATATAAATTTTATGTCACAAATGAACAGACCCAAAAGAGGGAAGAGGTAGAGATTAAGGGTAAAAAATGGCAATTGTTATATGAAGTTCGCACACCATCCGGGGAAAGAGTAAGAAACATATCTAAATTGGAGTTTTTTGAAAATTATAAAGCTGCTGCTCTGGAGAGAGGCGGCAAGGTCGTCTTTGAGGACCAGGGACAGATGGTTCTGACCATACCCAGGGAAGATGGAGGAATTACCTGGTGCCGGGTTAGTGGTAATGCCGGCTTAGGCCAGCAGGAATTGGTTATTATAGATGAAGAAGGTTTTAAAAAATCCCTCACTTTTGGTCCTGTTGAGTTAAAAGAAGCTCTGGACAGTGAAGGCAGGGTAATACTCTATGATATCCTGTTTGACTATGATAAGGCTACCTTAAAACAGGAATCTGATAAACAGTTGCAATATATAGTTACATTATTATTACAGAATCCTGAGTTGAAGGTCGAGATACAAGGTCATACCGATGATGAAGGAGAAGAAGCTTATAATTTAACTTTATCAGATAAAAGGGCAAATACTGTGCTCCAATATCTACAATTATTCGGAATTGGTTCAGAAAGACTTCTATCCAAAGGATATGGTGAATCCCAGCCGGTTGCTACCAATGACACTGAAGAAGGCAGGGCAAAGAATCGTCGGGTAGAATTGGTCAAGATGTAG